A region of Pseudomonas sp. Marseille-Q3773 DNA encodes the following proteins:
- a CDS encoding NADP-dependent glyceraldehyde-3-phosphate dehydrogenase, translated as MHKLNALFPTLEEIPPAYQPGAPMEQRDYLVDGQLLHWQGPVGTVRSPVYLAGPDGDRQVILGSAPLLDAEAALGALEAAVRAYDNGQGPWPTMRVAERIEHVEAFLARMREQRDAVVKLLMWEIGKNLKDAEKEFDRTCDYIVDTIEALKNLDRSSSRFELEQGTLGQIRRVPLGVTLCMGPYNYPLNETFTTLIPALIMGNTVVFKPAKFGVLLIHPLLVAFRDSFPAGVINVIYGSGRETVSALMASGKVDVFAFIGTHKAASDLKKLHPRPHRLRAALGLDAKNPGVVLPNVDLDNAVSETATGALSFNGQRCTALKILFVHESVAEAFLDKLQNKLAALKPGMPWEPEVALTPLPETGKTDYLATLVADAQAKGARVVNPGGGEIRGSFFYPAVLYPVSADMRVYHEEQFGPVVPVVPYRDLQTVIDYVLASDFGQQASIFGNDSSEVGRLVDAFANQVGRININAQCQRGPDTFPFNGRKNSAEGTLSVHDALRVFSIRTLVATKYQDDNKALISDIIQRRESGFLTTDYIF; from the coding sequence ATCCCGCCCGCGTACCAGCCGGGGGCACCCATGGAGCAACGTGACTACCTCGTCGACGGCCAGTTACTGCACTGGCAAGGCCCGGTGGGCACTGTTCGAAGCCCGGTTTACCTGGCGGGCCCCGACGGCGATCGACAGGTGATCCTGGGCAGTGCTCCACTGCTGGATGCTGAAGCCGCATTGGGCGCACTGGAGGCGGCGGTTCGCGCCTACGACAATGGCCAGGGCCCTTGGCCGACGATGCGGGTGGCCGAGCGCATCGAACATGTCGAAGCCTTCCTGGCACGCATGCGCGAACAGCGCGACGCGGTGGTCAAGCTTTTGATGTGGGAAATAGGCAAAAACCTCAAGGATGCCGAGAAAGAATTCGATCGCACCTGCGACTACATCGTCGACACCATTGAGGCCCTCAAGAACCTTGACCGTAGTTCCAGCCGCTTCGAGCTGGAGCAAGGCACCTTGGGCCAGATCCGCCGCGTGCCGCTGGGCGTCACCTTGTGCATGGGCCCCTACAACTACCCGCTCAACGAGACCTTCACCACGCTGATCCCGGCGCTGATCATGGGCAACACCGTGGTATTCAAACCGGCCAAGTTCGGCGTACTGCTGATCCACCCGCTGCTCGTGGCGTTCCGGGACAGCTTCCCGGCCGGTGTGATCAACGTGATCTACGGCAGCGGCCGCGAGACGGTCAGCGCGTTGATGGCCAGCGGTAAGGTGGACGTTTTCGCCTTCATCGGCACGCACAAGGCTGCCAGCGACCTCAAGAAACTGCACCCACGCCCGCACCGCCTGCGCGCAGCCCTTGGCCTGGATGCCAAGAATCCCGGCGTGGTGCTGCCGAATGTCGATCTGGACAATGCCGTTAGCGAAACCGCCACTGGCGCCCTGTCGTTCAATGGCCAGCGCTGCACCGCATTGAAGATCCTGTTCGTCCACGAAAGCGTGGCAGAGGCATTTCTCGACAAACTCCAGAACAAGCTCGCCGCCCTCAAGCCTGGCATGCCTTGGGAGCCTGAAGTGGCACTCACACCCTTGCCGGAGACCGGCAAGACCGACTACCTGGCTACGTTGGTAGCCGATGCCCAGGCCAAAGGTGCGCGTGTGGTCAATCCAGGCGGGGGCGAGATCCGTGGGTCATTCTTCTATCCGGCTGTCCTGTACCCGGTTAGCGCCGACATGCGTGTGTACCACGAGGAGCAATTCGGGCCAGTGGTGCCCGTGGTGCCTTATCGCGACTTGCAAACCGTGATCGACTACGTGCTGGCATCCGACTTCGGCCAGCAGGCGAGCATCTTTGGCAACGACAGCAGCGAGGTTGGCCGACTGGTCGATGCCTTCGCCAATCAGGTCGGGCGCATCAACATCAATGCGCAATGCCAGCGGGGCCCGGACACCTTCCCCTTCAACGGCCGCAAGAACAGCGCCGAAGGCACGTTGTCGGTGCACGACGCCTTACGCGTGTTCTCCATTCGCACGTTGGTGGCCACCAAATACCAGGACGACAACAAGGCACTGATCAGCGACATCATCCAGCGGCGCGAGTCCGGTTTCCTGACTACCGACTACATCTTCTGA
- a CDS encoding TerC family protein, which produces MEWLTSPEIWVAFFTLTALEIVLGIDNIIMIAILVGRMPPALRARTRFFGLALAMVTRILLLLSITWIMGLTRDLFQVAGQGISGRDLILFSGGLFLLYKSCTEMLQSLEDQDAPDTATSTVGRGFLGTIIQIAIIDIVFSLDSVITAVGMVSNVAIMISAIIVAVMVMMLAAGTISAFIDRHPSLKMLALAFLLVVGTVLIAEAFDVHVPKGYVYFAMAFSLAVEALNIRTRRISAKSREHRQGEELAR; this is translated from the coding sequence ATGGAGTGGCTTACCAGCCCCGAAATTTGGGTCGCCTTCTTTACCCTGACTGCGCTGGAGATCGTACTGGGCATTGACAACATCATCATGATCGCCATCCTGGTCGGCAGGATGCCGCCGGCGCTGCGAGCACGCACGCGGTTCTTCGGCCTCGCCCTAGCCATGGTCACACGCATTCTGCTGCTGCTCTCCATCACCTGGATCATGGGCCTGACCCGCGACCTGTTCCAGGTAGCGGGACAGGGCATTTCCGGGCGTGACCTGATCCTGTTCTCCGGCGGACTGTTCCTGCTTTACAAGAGTTGCACGGAGATGCTCCAAAGCCTGGAAGATCAGGACGCCCCAGACACAGCCACGTCCACGGTGGGCCGCGGCTTCCTTGGCACGATCATCCAGATCGCGATCATCGATATTGTTTTCTCGCTCGACTCTGTCATCACTGCCGTGGGCATGGTCTCCAACGTCGCGATCATGATCAGCGCAATCATCGTAGCCGTCATGGTGATGATGCTGGCTGCGGGAACCATCAGCGCCTTCATCGACCGACATCCCAGCCTCAAGATGCTGGCGTTGGCATTTCTTTTGGTGGTGGGTACGGTGCTGATCGCCGAAGCGTTCGACGTCCATGTCCCAAAGGGCTATGTCTACTTCGCGATGGCGTTTTCGCTGGCCGTAGAGGCACTCAATATCCGCACGAGGCGAATCAGCGCCAAGTCAAGAGAGCACCGACAGGGCGAGGAGCTCGCCCGTTGA
- a CDS encoding FAD-dependent oxidoreductase, translated as MKNAQVAVVGAGLSGLYAAYRLQQIGITDYVVLEARKEPGGRILTLSSAQMTGAKLDDAVKTDFLDFGPSWFWPGYQVQLARLVEALGLLQYEQHETGDMIVERSRHLPALRIAGHRSSPASMRIIGGMKALTNALCSHLGQGCVHTGQLVHRIRRVEQGVELETRKADGSETTWTVDHVLLALPPRLVQASIDFSPALPASLSLSWKQTATWMAPHAKYFATYATPFWREQGLSGAGRSSIGPIAEVHDASTPQGGAALFGFIGVPATSRKALGEKELKALCRAQLARMYGPSAAFPEAEFIKDWAADPLTAVEADWTAADQHATAPPSVAESGQWVGHLMGVGSEWSTRFPGYLAGAIDAVDQGVAQLQIQRQSVNALI; from the coding sequence ATGAAGAATGCACAAGTTGCCGTCGTCGGCGCCGGGCTAAGCGGCCTCTATGCAGCTTATCGTTTACAGCAGATAGGCATCACGGATTATGTGGTACTTGAGGCTCGAAAAGAACCCGGCGGGCGCATCCTCACATTGTCTTCAGCGCAAATGACTGGTGCCAAGCTTGACGATGCGGTCAAAACTGATTTCCTTGATTTCGGTCCATCTTGGTTCTGGCCTGGCTATCAAGTTCAGCTGGCTCGGCTCGTCGAAGCGTTAGGGTTGCTGCAGTACGAGCAGCACGAAACAGGTGACATGATTGTCGAGCGCTCACGCCATCTGCCGGCACTGAGAATAGCAGGGCACAGGAGTTCACCCGCTTCCATGCGCATAATCGGCGGTATGAAGGCATTGACGAATGCGTTGTGTAGTCACTTGGGGCAAGGGTGCGTCCACACCGGTCAGCTCGTTCACCGTATACGGCGTGTGGAACAAGGCGTCGAGCTTGAAACTCGGAAGGCCGACGGCAGCGAGACGACATGGACGGTGGACCATGTGCTGCTGGCGCTGCCGCCCCGCCTGGTACAGGCCAGTATTGATTTCTCACCGGCTCTGCCGGCCTCGCTTTCCTTGAGCTGGAAGCAAACCGCGACCTGGATGGCGCCTCACGCCAAATATTTTGCTACCTATGCAACCCCCTTTTGGCGCGAGCAGGGTTTGTCAGGTGCAGGGCGCAGTAGCATCGGGCCGATCGCTGAAGTTCACGACGCATCTACTCCGCAAGGCGGCGCAGCACTGTTCGGTTTCATCGGTGTTCCGGCAACATCGCGCAAGGCACTAGGGGAGAAAGAGTTGAAGGCCCTTTGTCGTGCACAATTGGCACGCATGTACGGCCCTTCGGCTGCCTTTCCAGAGGCAGAGTTTATCAAGGATTGGGCTGCAGACCCACTCACGGCGGTCGAGGCGGACTGGACGGCGGCCGACCAGCACGCCACGGCTCCACCTTCGGTAGCAGAGTCCGGGCAATGGGTCGGGCATCTAATGGGCGTGGGAAGCGAATGGTCGACTCGATTCCCTGGCTATCTAGCTGGAGCCATAGATGCAGTCGACCAAGGTGTCGCTCAGCTTCAAATCCAACGGCAGAGCGTTAACGCTCTCATTTGA
- a CDS encoding cupin domain-containing protein, with product MFVNADFSQPATVVSDDYQWLPSPQPGVERVMLDRLGGEKARATSIVRYAPLSCFPPHLHPGGEEIFVLSGTFSEDGNHFPAGYYLRNPPGSRHQPSSHEGAIIFVKLWQMQADENAFVRIDTTDPASWACSDGRDICPLYESEHEQVSLHRLAAREPVFTTGHAGAEVLVVDGQIDTQDQRLGRGSWMRLPQGHNPVLTSGMGGATLFIKTGHLAQLPERN from the coding sequence ATGTTCGTCAATGCAGATTTTTCCCAACCTGCCACTGTGGTTTCCGACGACTACCAGTGGTTGCCCTCACCGCAACCGGGCGTTGAACGCGTCATGCTTGATCGTCTGGGTGGTGAAAAGGCCAGAGCGACGAGCATCGTGCGCTACGCTCCGCTGTCCTGTTTTCCTCCCCATCTTCACCCTGGCGGTGAGGAAATTTTCGTTCTGTCTGGAACGTTTTCGGAAGACGGTAATCATTTTCCGGCGGGCTACTATTTGCGTAATCCGCCAGGATCGCGTCATCAGCCGTCCAGCCACGAGGGCGCGATCATCTTCGTCAAACTATGGCAGATGCAGGCCGACGAGAATGCGTTCGTACGTATAGATACGACCGACCCCGCTTCATGGGCGTGTAGCGATGGGCGAGACATTTGCCCACTTTATGAAAGTGAACATGAACAGGTAAGCCTGCACCGACTGGCGGCGCGGGAACCAGTGTTCACAACGGGTCATGCCGGGGCAGAGGTGCTCGTAGTCGACGGCCAGATCGACACCCAGGATCAGCGACTCGGTCGGGGTAGCTGGATGCGCTTGCCTCAGGGTCATAACCCGGTCCTGACCAGTGGTATGGGCGGCGCGACGCTGTTCATCAAAACCGGGCACTTGGCACAACTGCCTGAGCGCAATTGA
- a CDS encoding Rid family detoxifying hydrolase: MQHIIAEQAPAAIGTYSHAVRAGDTLYLSGQVPLDPNTMKIVEGTEQQIIQAFENVKTIVEAAGGKLENTIKVNIFLTDLSSFALVNQVMGRYFNAPYPARAAIGVAALPLGSEVEIEAVVQLG, encoded by the coding sequence ATGCAACACATCATCGCAGAGCAGGCCCCCGCTGCCATCGGAACGTACTCTCATGCCGTGCGGGCGGGGGATACGCTTTATCTCTCTGGGCAGGTTCCGCTTGATCCCAACACCATGAAGATTGTTGAGGGCACGGAGCAGCAAATCATTCAAGCTTTCGAAAATGTCAAAACCATTGTCGAAGCCGCAGGCGGTAAACTTGAGAACACGATCAAGGTGAATATTTTCCTGACGGATCTCTCGTCCTTTGCCCTGGTAAACCAAGTCATGGGTCGGTATTTCAACGCACCCTATCCTGCAAGAGCTGCGATAGGCGTCGCGGCCCTGCCGCTGGGCAGTGAAGTCGAGATTGAAGCTGTCGTTCAGCTCGGATGA
- a CDS encoding LysR substrate-binding domain-containing protein yields the protein MATPAYLNALRAFEASARHGSFSAAAIELNVTAAAVGQQVRNLEAWLGTSLFIRAGRGTGQLELTANAQHALPDIRAAFERLAIGVARLREASAHTGLTITVSPAFASKWLVPRLERFQKLHPSLDVQLDTDARSVDFNIERVDLGVRYGGGQWPGLASEKLMGETLFPVCAPDYPLLRNGKLELDALSKCTLIHDLSMANDPAFPNWRSWLDRAGHAEVSAEHGLRINNSAAVLQAAVERQGLALARSVMVQDDLNAGRLIRPQLDGTTEWPLKQAYYIVFRPDHGELTNVRLFRDWLVGEVVQGDAQDLLITS from the coding sequence ATGGCAACACCAGCCTACCTCAACGCATTGCGTGCATTTGAAGCTTCCGCCAGACATGGAAGTTTTTCCGCCGCTGCAATCGAGTTGAATGTGACCGCCGCCGCTGTTGGCCAACAGGTCAGAAACCTTGAGGCTTGGTTGGGCACCTCGCTCTTTATACGAGCCGGTCGCGGAACCGGGCAGTTGGAGCTGACGGCAAACGCACAACATGCGTTGCCTGATATCCGCGCGGCCTTCGAGCGGCTTGCGATTGGGGTAGCACGGTTGAGGGAAGCGAGTGCGCATACGGGGCTGACTATTACCGTGAGCCCGGCGTTTGCGTCCAAATGGCTGGTACCCCGTCTCGAACGCTTCCAAAAGCTTCATCCGTCGCTGGACGTTCAATTGGATACTGACGCTCGCTCAGTGGATTTCAACATCGAGCGGGTCGACCTGGGCGTGCGATATGGCGGCGGGCAATGGCCAGGCCTGGCGTCGGAGAAGCTTATGGGGGAAACGCTGTTTCCAGTCTGTGCCCCCGATTACCCGCTGCTGCGCAACGGGAAGTTGGAACTTGATGCGTTGAGTAAATGTACCCTGATCCATGACTTGTCCATGGCAAATGACCCTGCGTTCCCTAACTGGCGCAGCTGGCTTGATCGTGCGGGCCATGCGGAGGTCAGCGCCGAGCATGGATTGCGCATTAATAACTCTGCGGCTGTCTTGCAGGCAGCAGTTGAGCGTCAGGGGCTGGCCTTAGCGCGCAGTGTCATGGTGCAGGATGATTTGAATGCTGGGCGTTTGATTCGCCCCCAGTTGGACGGCACCACTGAGTGGCCGCTGAAGCAGGCCTACTACATTGTTTTTCGCCCTGACCACGGCGAACTGACCAACGTTCGACTGTTTCGTGACTGGTTGGTGGGCGAGGTGGTTCAAGGTGATGCGCAGGACCTGCTCATAACCTCTTAA
- a CDS encoding methyl-accepting chemotaxis protein: MIKRLGFGHKILLAAVMLQLAAFGLFAAYNDAEQGRAIHRDLQRNLQSIAQVTAGDIQNWLSGRQHLLESLAEVLSQSDEAQRVRLLRQRTLKDAMAFVYLGTDEGKFDVFPSVQMTEGFDPRSRPWYAHARETSQTQLTEPYVDANTGQLIMTMTTPVKGVGVVGADIDLQALVQLINTLQFEGMGHAFLVDGQGKVLVHPDRRFMMQPLGKLFTERTPGLETGQLSDAVSEEGERIVTFMPVQGLPGVTWYLGISLNKRHAYALQEGFRWVAATATLVAVCSLLAVLSLLIRLLLRPLRVMTAAMVDIAKGEGDLTRRLPVTSRDELGLLAGAFNHFVERIQGSIQQVSRTMGVVEQVAGQVIDCTSLTIEGARVQAERTGSIVAAVNQLGAATQEIAGNATCASQQAGTARGQAIEGRDVVERNIEAINQLSILIGTSSAHIMELSNKTEAIGQILEVISAISQQTNLLALNAAIEAARAGEAGRGFAVVAEEVRNLAHRTQQSAQRVKQLIEELQAGAQTVVGAMQQSQSQTEQSVSIAAQAGQRLVGVTQCLEQMDGMNQSVAAATEEQSTVVAALHGDMNEVERLNQEGSEQLQTTLKACAQLNAQLHDLGVLIGTFRT; encoded by the coding sequence GTGATCAAGCGACTCGGCTTTGGCCACAAAATTCTGTTGGCGGCAGTCATGCTCCAGCTAGCTGCCTTTGGGCTTTTCGCTGCGTACAACGATGCAGAGCAGGGAAGGGCAATACACCGTGACTTGCAGCGTAATCTTCAGAGCATTGCACAAGTAACAGCGGGCGATATTCAGAATTGGCTATCCGGCAGGCAACATCTGCTGGAAAGCCTGGCTGAGGTCCTATCGCAGTCGGACGAGGCGCAGCGCGTTCGCTTGCTGCGTCAACGGACGCTCAAAGATGCGATGGCATTCGTCTACCTCGGCACGGACGAGGGCAAATTTGACGTTTTCCCAAGCGTCCAAATGACTGAGGGATTCGATCCGCGTAGCCGACCCTGGTATGCACATGCTCGGGAAACATCCCAGACGCAATTGACCGAGCCTTACGTTGATGCCAATACCGGCCAACTCATCATGACCATGACCACCCCGGTCAAGGGAGTTGGAGTCGTAGGTGCCGATATTGATCTCCAGGCACTCGTGCAATTAATCAATACCCTCCAATTCGAGGGTATGGGTCACGCATTTCTTGTTGATGGGCAAGGCAAGGTACTGGTGCATCCGGATCGTCGATTCATGATGCAACCTCTGGGAAAACTGTTCACTGAACGCACTCCAGGTCTTGAGACTGGTCAGCTGAGTGACGCCGTCAGCGAAGAGGGGGAACGCATCGTTACCTTCATGCCCGTTCAAGGTTTGCCCGGGGTGACTTGGTACCTGGGCATATCACTCAACAAGCGACATGCTTATGCATTACAGGAAGGGTTTCGGTGGGTCGCAGCGACAGCTACTCTGGTGGCTGTGTGCAGTTTGCTTGCGGTGTTGAGCCTGCTGATACGTTTGCTGCTTCGCCCTCTGAGAGTCATGACGGCCGCCATGGTCGACATAGCCAAAGGTGAGGGGGACCTCACTAGAAGGCTGCCGGTCACCAGTCGCGATGAGCTGGGATTGTTGGCCGGCGCATTTAACCACTTTGTCGAGCGCATCCAGGGTTCGATCCAGCAAGTGAGCCGAACCATGGGCGTGGTGGAGCAGGTTGCTGGCCAAGTTATTGATTGCACATCGCTCACCATTGAGGGGGCTCGCGTCCAGGCTGAGCGAACCGGCAGCATTGTGGCTGCGGTCAATCAACTTGGAGCCGCAACTCAGGAGATCGCTGGTAACGCTACGTGTGCATCGCAGCAGGCAGGTACCGCACGCGGTCAGGCCATCGAAGGGCGTGATGTCGTCGAACGCAATATCGAGGCAATCAACCAGCTGTCAATACTGATAGGCACATCGAGCGCACACATCATGGAACTGAGCAACAAGACCGAGGCAATAGGCCAGATTCTTGAAGTGATCAGTGCTATCTCCCAGCAAACGAACCTGTTGGCGCTCAACGCCGCCATTGAAGCTGCCCGCGCCGGCGAAGCGGGCAGGGGCTTTGCAGTGGTGGCCGAAGAAGTCCGTAACCTTGCCCATCGGACCCAGCAATCGGCACAGCGAGTAAAGCAGCTGATCGAGGAGCTTCAGGCCGGCGCTCAAACAGTGGTGGGTGCAATGCAGCAAAGCCAGTCACAGACCGAGCAAAGCGTGAGCATTGCCGCCCAAGCTGGGCAACGACTGGTGGGCGTCACCCAATGTCTGGAGCAGATGGACGGGATGAACCAGTCGGTAGCTGCCGCAACCGAAGAGCAAAGTACGGTGGTGGCAGCCTTACACGGGGATATGAATGAGGTCGAGCGTCTCAATCAGGAAGGCAGCGAGCAGTTACAGACGACTCTCAAAGCCTGCGCTCAGTTGAATGCACAACTTCACGACCTGGGTGTTTTGATCGGGACGTTCCGGACTTAG